One window of the Microplitis demolitor isolate Queensland-Clemson2020A chromosome 10, iyMicDemo2.1a, whole genome shotgun sequence genome contains the following:
- the LOC103569975 gene encoding synaptotagmin-10 isoform X1, with protein MGVVKTASENILEETVLPSEEANFSLQGHTDDWNDNFSYQVLIGSGAALMALVFLATVSFHCSSTWKWLMAVARQEGDDATDGDVSQRNDIRISHSLPDLQSEPITHEYVQEQKESKKVLRQTTLPIVPTRHQTFQRQLSHRLDLPNIKFSICSLENRSDSSLGLIKPELYKKDLTRQESTESSSTVEMEIAGKLHFALRYDKEIEGLVVKVLQARGLPIKDVTGSSDPYVKIYLLPDRKRKYQTKVHRKNLNPVFNETFLFSVSYEELRERYLQFSVYDFDRFSRHDLIGQVVLKGLLECTDLEQEIEYTMDILCATQDKVNLGELMLTLCFLPTAGRLTLTVIKARNLKAMDITGKSDPYVKVYLLCQGKRIKKKKTTVKKNTLFPVYNESLVFDVPAENIDDVILIVKVIDYDRIGSNELMGCTAIGSNAIGIGKEHWSLMLENPRKPVAQWYPLLDTVTNHIQTLYSEPLPVSLSCLNSR; from the exons atgaTTGGAATGATAATTTTTCCTACCAAGTGCTAATTGGTAGTGGAGCTGCACTCATGGCTCTTGTTTTCCTTGCAACCGTGAGCTTTCACTGTTCATCCACGTGGAAATGGCTGATGGCTGTGGCCAGACAAGAAGGTGATGACGCTACTGACGGCGACGTATCACAACGAAATGACATAAGGATAAGTCATTCATTGCCTGATTTACAATCTGAACCCATCACACATGAATATGTACAAGAACAAAAGGAAagcaaaaaa GTATTACGTCAAACGACATTACCAATAGTACCAACACGACATCAAACATTTCAACGTCAATTGTCTCACCGTCTTGATCTTCCCAATATAAAATTCAGTATCTGCAGTCTTGAGAATCGAAGTGACTCAAGTCTTGGACTTATCAAG ccgGAGTtgtataaaaaagatttaacaAGACAAGAGAGTACCGAAAGTTCGAGTACCGTAGAAATGGAAATTGCTGGTAAACTTCATTTTGCCCTTCGCTATGATAAAGAGATTGAAGGTCTTGTAGttaag gtactACAGGCACGCGGATTACCTATTAAAGACGTAACCGGAAGTAGTGATCcatatgttaaaatttatcttctaCCGgacagaaaaagaaaatatcaaACGAAAGTTcatcgtaaaaatttaaatcccgtttttaatgaaacttttctttttag TGTATCTTATGAAGAATTGAGAGAAAGATACTTGCAATTTTCCGTCTACGATTTCGATCGTTTCTCACGGCACGATTTAATCGGACAAGTCGTGCTCAAGGGATTATTAGAATGTACGGATCTAGAGCAAGAAATTGAATACACTATGGACATACTTTGTGCAACtcag gaTAAGGTAAATTTAGGAGAACTGATGCTGACACTTTGTTTTCTACCAACGGCAGGCCGACTGACACTCACAGTAATTAAGGCCAGAAATTTAAAAGCTATGGACATAACTGGAAAATCTG ATCCGTATGTGAAAGTATATTTACTGTGCCAAGGAAAGaggattaaaaagaaaaagactactgttaaaaaaaatacactatTTCCTGTTTATAATGAGTCACTGGTCTTTGATGTACCCGCTGAGAATATTGATGACGttatattaattgttaaagttATTGATTACGATAg aattgGGTCGAATGAGTTAATGGGATGCACGGCAATAGGATCAAATGCAATAGGTATCGGCAAAGAACACTGGTCATTGATGTTAGAAAACCCGCGTAAACCAGTAGCACAATGGTATCCATTACTTGATACTGTTACCAATCATATCCAAACACTATATTCAGAACCACTTCCTGTCAGTCTCAGTTGTTTAAATAGcag atga
- the LOC103569975 gene encoding synaptotagmin-10 isoform X2 produces the protein MALVFLATVSFHCSSTWKWLMAVARQEGDDATDGDVSQRNDIRISHSLPDLQSEPITHEYVQEQKESKKVLRQTTLPIVPTRHQTFQRQLSHRLDLPNIKFSICSLENRSDSSLGLIKPELYKKDLTRQESTESSSTVEMEIAGKLHFALRYDKEIEGLVVKVLQARGLPIKDVTGSSDPYVKIYLLPDRKRKYQTKVHRKNLNPVFNETFLFSVSYEELRERYLQFSVYDFDRFSRHDLIGQVVLKGLLECTDLEQEIEYTMDILCATQDKVNLGELMLTLCFLPTAGRLTLTVIKARNLKAMDITGKSDPYVKVYLLCQGKRIKKKKTTVKKNTLFPVYNESLVFDVPAENIDDVILIVKVIDYDRIGSNELMGCTAIGSNAIGIGKEHWSLMLENPRKPVAQWYPLLDTVTNHIQTLYSEPLPVSLSCLNSR, from the exons ATGGCTCTTGTTTTCCTTGCAACCGTGAGCTTTCACTGTTCATCCACGTGGAAATGGCTGATGGCTGTGGCCAGACAAGAAGGTGATGACGCTACTGACGGCGACGTATCACAACGAAATGACATAAGGATAAGTCATTCATTGCCTGATTTACAATCTGAACCCATCACACATGAATATGTACAAGAACAAAAGGAAagcaaaaaa GTATTACGTCAAACGACATTACCAATAGTACCAACACGACATCAAACATTTCAACGTCAATTGTCTCACCGTCTTGATCTTCCCAATATAAAATTCAGTATCTGCAGTCTTGAGAATCGAAGTGACTCAAGTCTTGGACTTATCAAG ccgGAGTtgtataaaaaagatttaacaAGACAAGAGAGTACCGAAAGTTCGAGTACCGTAGAAATGGAAATTGCTGGTAAACTTCATTTTGCCCTTCGCTATGATAAAGAGATTGAAGGTCTTGTAGttaag gtactACAGGCACGCGGATTACCTATTAAAGACGTAACCGGAAGTAGTGATCcatatgttaaaatttatcttctaCCGgacagaaaaagaaaatatcaaACGAAAGTTcatcgtaaaaatttaaatcccgtttttaatgaaacttttctttttag TGTATCTTATGAAGAATTGAGAGAAAGATACTTGCAATTTTCCGTCTACGATTTCGATCGTTTCTCACGGCACGATTTAATCGGACAAGTCGTGCTCAAGGGATTATTAGAATGTACGGATCTAGAGCAAGAAATTGAATACACTATGGACATACTTTGTGCAACtcag gaTAAGGTAAATTTAGGAGAACTGATGCTGACACTTTGTTTTCTACCAACGGCAGGCCGACTGACACTCACAGTAATTAAGGCCAGAAATTTAAAAGCTATGGACATAACTGGAAAATCTG ATCCGTATGTGAAAGTATATTTACTGTGCCAAGGAAAGaggattaaaaagaaaaagactactgttaaaaaaaatacactatTTCCTGTTTATAATGAGTCACTGGTCTTTGATGTACCCGCTGAGAATATTGATGACGttatattaattgttaaagttATTGATTACGATAg aattgGGTCGAATGAGTTAATGGGATGCACGGCAATAGGATCAAATGCAATAGGTATCGGCAAAGAACACTGGTCATTGATGTTAGAAAACCCGCGTAAACCAGTAGCACAATGGTATCCATTACTTGATACTGTTACCAATCATATCCAAACACTATATTCAGAACCACTTCCTGTCAGTCTCAGTTGTTTAAATAGcag atga